In a single window of the Gemmatimonadales bacterium genome:
- a CDS encoding polyphenol oxidase family protein, with the protein MTDDATVREAPVAGPVPRFEIPGWRKRYGVVAGITGRGTGGGEEGDFDLGLWTRAPVADVMTRWREFRQAEPGFHAHVMAHQAHGARLARHGETAGWVVLDGVDGHVTSRPGVLLLVTAADCIPIYLTAPREGAVALLHAGWRGTAAGILERGIRALARKVGVPPAELAMHCGVGICGDCYEVGAEVMAACGVPAEGRGPWHLDLRSHLAARGRALGLVNITRSAWCSAHDRPTFFSHRASGGTDGRMVAYLGRPDWGTGTSPGREAH; encoded by the coding sequence ATGACTGACGATGCCACGGTGCGGGAGGCGCCGGTGGCGGGCCCGGTACCCCGGTTCGAGATTCCCGGGTGGCGCAAGCGCTACGGTGTCGTCGCCGGCATAACAGGACGCGGCACCGGCGGCGGCGAGGAGGGCGACTTCGATCTCGGTCTCTGGACCCGCGCCCCGGTGGCCGATGTGATGACCCGCTGGCGCGAGTTCCGCCAGGCCGAGCCCGGGTTCCATGCGCACGTCATGGCGCACCAGGCGCACGGCGCGAGGCTCGCCCGCCATGGGGAGACCGCCGGATGGGTGGTGCTCGACGGGGTGGACGGGCACGTCACATCGCGCCCCGGCGTGCTGCTTCTCGTGACGGCGGCCGACTGCATCCCCATCTACCTCACGGCGCCGCGTGAGGGCGCCGTCGCCCTGCTGCACGCGGGGTGGCGAGGCACGGCGGCGGGCATTCTCGAGCGGGGGATCAGGGCGCTTGCGCGCAAGGTGGGCGTTCCTCCGGCCGAACTCGCCATGCATTGCGGCGTCGGCATCTGCGGCGACTGCTACGAGGTCGGCGCGGAGGTGATGGCGGCGTGCGGCGTGCCGGCCGAGGGCAGGGGTCCCTGGCACCTCGACCTCCGCAGCCACCTCGCGGCACGGGGCCGCGCGCTCGGGCTCGTAAACATCACCCGATCTGCCTGGTGCTCGGCCCACGACCGGCCCACCTTCTTCAGCCACCGGGCGAGCGGCGGCACGGATGGCCGCATGGTGGCCTATCTCGGCCGGCCGGATTGGGGCACCGGCACGTCTCCTGGCCGCGAAGCGCATTGA
- the rimP gene encoding ribosome maturation factor RimP, producing the protein MSLDALLNPIREQLAGLGFELADLRRTGTLERPILQLRVDRPDSGPGHGVTAEDCATISRTLERFLESRALVGPRYVLEVSSPGIERPLRWPEHWRRYVGHRARVRAAGWSGRREVEIVAVPDDEHVVLRPPGGAEQVVPFAEIGEARLMADWDAFLKRGRKGAPPRRPGA; encoded by the coding sequence ATGTCGCTCGACGCGCTCCTCAATCCGATCCGCGAGCAGCTCGCCGGCCTGGGCTTCGAGCTCGCCGACCTGCGCCGCACCGGTACGCTGGAGCGCCCCATCCTGCAGCTTCGCGTTGATCGTCCGGACAGCGGTCCCGGCCATGGTGTCACGGCGGAGGACTGCGCCACGATCAGCCGCACGCTCGAGCGCTTCCTGGAATCCAGAGCTCTGGTCGGTCCCCGGTACGTGCTGGAGGTCTCCTCCCCGGGCATCGAACGGCCGCTCCGCTGGCCCGAGCACTGGCGCCGCTACGTGGGCCACCGTGCTCGGGTGCGGGCGGCGGGCTGGAGCGGCCGGCGCGAAGTCGAGATCGTGGCGGTGCCGGACGACGAGCACGTCGTGCTCCGTCCACCCGGCGGCGCCGAGCAGGTGGTGCCGTTCGCCGAGATCGGCGAGGCGCGCCTGATGGCGGACTGGGATGCATTTCTGAAGCGCGGGCGCAAGGGTGCGCCGCCGCGCCGGCCCGGGGCGTAA
- the murA gene encoding UDP-N-acetylglucosamine 1-carboxyvinyltransferase, producing the protein MPPQFRVHGRRPLHGTIRPAGNKNAALPILAASLLAGGPVELDNVPRIRDVQTMLALLADLGCAVEWTGPHAVRLDPAAARLKALDPKLSAHIRASILLAGPLLARFGKVMLPPPGGDVIGRRRVDTHFLALEHLGASVTMGECYELEARSLRGADIFLDEPSVTGTENALMAAAAARGRTVLRNAASEPHVQDLARFLAAIGASIDGIGSNAYTIEGGRPLHGTAAPYVIGPDHIEIGSFIGLAAVTNGDITIDPVRPEDLRSTLLGFDRLGIRPRIDGTRLIVDANQERRVRPDLGGHVPKLEDGPWPAFPADMMSTTIVTATQCDGMVLIFEKMFESRLFFVDKLIGMGARIVLCDPHRAVISGRAPLKGGVVDSPDIRAGMAMLLAALAAEGTSTIHNVGQIERGYERIDERLNDLGAAIERMDD; encoded by the coding sequence ATGCCTCCACAATTTCGCGTCCATGGTCGGCGGCCGTTGCACGGGACGATCCGGCCGGCGGGCAACAAGAACGCGGCCCTCCCGATCCTCGCCGCCTCGCTTCTCGCCGGCGGCCCGGTCGAGCTGGACAACGTGCCACGGATCCGGGACGTGCAGACGATGCTGGCGCTCCTGGCCGACCTGGGCTGCGCCGTCGAGTGGACCGGACCCCACGCCGTTCGCCTCGATCCCGCGGCCGCGCGCCTCAAAGCCCTCGATCCCAAGCTTTCGGCGCACATACGCGCATCGATCCTGCTCGCGGGCCCGCTGCTCGCGCGGTTTGGGAAGGTGATGCTGCCGCCGCCCGGCGGCGACGTGATCGGCCGCCGGCGAGTGGACACCCACTTTCTGGCGCTCGAGCACCTCGGCGCATCCGTCACCATGGGCGAGTGCTACGAGCTGGAAGCGCGCTCGCTGCGCGGTGCCGACATCTTTCTGGATGAGCCAAGCGTCACAGGGACGGAGAACGCGCTCATGGCGGCGGCGGCGGCGCGCGGCCGCACGGTGCTGCGGAATGCCGCCTCGGAGCCCCACGTCCAGGACCTGGCCCGCTTCCTGGCGGCGATCGGCGCGTCGATTGATGGCATCGGCTCGAACGCGTACACCATCGAGGGCGGTCGCCCGCTGCACGGCACGGCCGCGCCCTACGTCATCGGGCCGGATCACATCGAGATCGGGAGCTTCATCGGGCTCGCCGCCGTGACCAACGGCGACATCACTATCGATCCGGTTCGCCCCGAAGATCTCCGCAGCACGCTCCTCGGCTTCGACCGGCTGGGCATCCGACCCCGAATCGATGGCACCCGGCTCATCGTGGACGCGAACCAGGAGCGGCGGGTGCGCCCGGATCTGGGCGGCCATGTGCCCAAGCTCGAAGACGGCCCCTGGCCCGCGTTCCCGGCCGACATGATGTCCACCACGATCGTCACCGCCACACAGTGCGACGGCATGGTGCTCATCTTCGAGAAGATGTTCGAGTCCCGCCTCTTCTTCGTGGACAAGCTGATCGGCATGGGCGCGCGGATCGTGCTCTGCGATCCGCACCGCGCGGTGATCTCGGGGCGCGCCCCGCTCAAGGGCGGCGTGGTGGACTCGCCCGACATCCGCGCCGGCATGGCGATGCTGCTCGCGGCGCTCGCCGCCGAGGGCACTAGCACCATCCATAACGTGGGCCAAATCGAGCGGGGGTACGAGCGGATCGACGAGCGCCTGAACGATCTGGGCGCCGCGATCGAGCGTATGGATGACTGA
- a CDS encoding zinc dependent phospholipase C family protein, with the protein MKLARFALALGVVGVACLVLPPAAHAWTPGTHIYLGESILANLTQLPSPIAALLSSFPYDFLYGSIAADSSIAKRYAPVGRHSHFWHVGQEIYDLAPTESLRAFGLGYLAHLAADTVAHNYFVPRQLMLTSSTASFGHSYWETRVEVHLGDAYARTARDVIIRDHGRADAHLDRIIAPTIFSVRTNRRLFRGMVRLTDTDSWQRAARTAREVSRWDLSDTDVERHLALAYDLVIGVLADANAEARHLDPSGEVPLATAKAHRRRALREWGRRDRERLAELAEEQFGLPARALVHWPTRSERLAWREPGGRLPPDKLLAASDE; encoded by the coding sequence ATGAAGCTCGCCCGCTTCGCGCTGGCGCTCGGCGTCGTCGGAGTCGCGTGCCTGGTGCTGCCGCCCGCGGCTCATGCATGGACGCCGGGCACGCACATCTACCTCGGCGAGTCGATCCTCGCCAACCTCACCCAGCTCCCTTCCCCCATCGCCGCCCTGCTCAGCTCCTTTCCCTACGACTTTCTCTACGGGAGCATCGCCGCGGACTCGTCGATCGCCAAGCGCTACGCGCCGGTGGGGCGGCACTCGCATTTCTGGCACGTGGGCCAGGAGATCTATGACCTGGCCCCCACCGAATCGCTCAGGGCGTTCGGGCTCGGCTATCTCGCGCATCTCGCCGCCGATACCGTCGCCCATAACTACTTCGTGCCGCGGCAACTGATGCTCACGAGCAGCACGGCATCGTTCGGTCACTCGTACTGGGAGACCCGCGTCGAGGTGCACCTGGGCGACGCGTACGCGCGGACGGCACGCGACGTAATCATCCGGGACCATGGGCGCGCCGACGCGCACCTCGATCGGATCATCGCGCCCACGATCTTCAGCGTGCGGACCAACCGGCGACTCTTCCGCGGCATGGTGCGGCTCACCGACACCGATAGCTGGCAGCGCGCCGCGCGGACGGCGCGCGAGGTGAGCCGCTGGGACCTGAGCGACACCGACGTCGAGCGGCATCTCGCGCTGGCCTACGATCTCGTGATTGGCGTGTTGGCCGATGCGAACGCGGAGGCGAGGCACCTCGACCCGTCGGGCGAAGTGCCGCTCGCCACCGCCAAGGCCCACCGCCGGCGCGCGCTCCGCGAGTGGGGGCGGCGCGACCGGGAACGGCTCGCCGAGTTGGCGGAGGAGCAGTTCGGGCTGCCCGCGCGCGCGCTGGTGCACTGGCCCACTCGGTCCGAGCGGCTGGCGTGGCGCGAGCCCGGCGGACGACTTCCCCCTGATAAGTTGCTCGCGGCTTCGGACGAGTGA